The Bradyrhizobium sp. LLZ17 genomic sequence GCCTGCTCGGGCATATGAAGGCGAAGGGCAGCAAAAAAGTCGAGGTGAGCTTGCGGCCTGAAGACCACAACATGCCGATCCTGCCCTGGATCGATCCGGAAAACTTCAACCCCGGTTACATGATGCGCAACATGGACCTGTTGCCCAAGCGCGGCGACAAGCCGGAATGGCAGCACAGTCAGGATTACTGGACCGAGAAGGACGAAATCCCGAAAACGGATCTGGATGATGCGGCGTTCGTGTATGGGTGAGGTGCCTTGTGGTGGGTTGCTGAATCAGGCCAATGGCCGCCACAAACTCGTGTCGTCCCGGCGAAGGCCGGGACCCATACCGCGGAATCCATCGGTCGCGGATGGTCGTCGTACCGAACGACTAGTCGTCGCCAAACTTTGCCTTGTGGCTATGGGTCCCAGCCTTCGCCGGGATGACACCATCTTTCTGGGCGGGCTGCGTCTCAACTCATTCCCAACGCGGTTACGAATTCCTGCGCATCGCGTTCGTGGCAATGGCCGCGGCCGCCGTCCTGTTTTCCACGCCAAGCTTCGCGTAAATCTGCTCCAGATGCTTGTCGACGGTGCGCGGGCTCAATCCCAGGATCTGCGCGATGTCCCGGTTGGTCTTGCCTTTGCTGAGCCACGCCAGCACCTCGCCCTCGCGGGTGGTGAGGCCGAGTTCGCTGGTGTATTCGGGCGGCAGCGCAGTGCCGGCCTCCCGGGAGAGCCGCAGCAGGAACTCGTTCGGCGCGGTCTCGCCGACGTAGTAGAGCCGGAGTTGCGCATTGTCGGGCAGGGAGGCCGGCTGCGACTTCGAGCTGCCCTTGCTTTTCGCCTGCTCCAGCCATTGCAGCAGAGATGGCGGCAGCACGAAGTCGTCATCGGCCTGCGCGCCTTGGTGATCGGCAAGCAGCTTCTGCGCCTGCGGGGTCGCCCAGAGCAGGTTTCCCTTGCGGTTGACCGCGAACAGGAAGCGTCCGGAGACATCGAGCGCCGCACGCGCGCTCTGGGTCAGCCGCGCATTGCCGAGATGGACGCGAATGCGCGCCAGCATCTCCTCGATCACGATTGGCTTGGCGACGTAGTCGACGCCGCCGGCTTCAAGTCCGCGCACGATATGCTCGGTTTCGGCCAGGCCCGTCATGAAGATCACGGGAATATTGGCGAACCCCGCATCGCGCTTCAGGCGCCGGCAGGTCTCGAATCCGTCAATGCCGGGCATCACGGCGTCGAGCAGCACGATGTCGGGCGTGATCTGTTCGACGATGCGCATTGCGGCCGCGCCGTCGAGCGCGACCATCACCGTCATCCCCGCGCCATCGAGCGCGTCGGTGAGCAGCCGCAGCGTCTCCGGAGAATCGTCGACGACCAACGCGACGTCGCGCTTTTTCGGCTCAGTGTTCATACGCATGCAATGTCTTCAATGTGCTCATGTACTGGTCGAGGTCGAAGCGATCGACCAGGGATCGCATTTGCGCGACGAAGTCGGCATGCTCCGGATGTTCGCTGCCGATCTCGTCCAGCTTCAACTGGATGCCCTTGACATAGCCGATCCGGCCGAGCCCGATCAGCGCCTCGATGTGCCTGACCGGCGGCCGGGAGCCGCTTTCCGGCTGCCAGAGCGGCACGAGGATCTCGTCGGAACCGTATTGCCATTCGATCCTGAGAAGCTGGCGGATCGTTTCCAGAAGCCGCGGGATGTCGATCGGCTTCATCAGGTAGCCGTCGTGGAAAGGCTGTGCCAGCGGCGTGCCGTGGGCCTCCAGCGCGCTCGCCGAGACCATCAGGATGCGCGCCTGGTGATGTCCGCTTGCGCGCAATGATTCGGCCACAGTCCAGCCGTCCATGCCCGGCATCGAGATATCGAGCAGGAACAGATCGGGCCGGCAATGCTGCGCCAGCGCCAGGCAGCCCGGTCCGTCGGCGGCGCTGAGCAGGATGAAGCCCAGCGGGGCCAGGACTTCGCGCAGGAGGTCGCGATGTACGGGATCGTCGTCGGTGACGAGGATGGTCTTGCGCGCGCCGTGATAGCCGGCGACCGGCGCCTCAACGGGCGCAGTGCGCCTGGGGTTGGTGACCTCCGACAGCAGCATCTTCACTCTAAATGTGCTGCCGTGGCCAACCGTGCTGGTGACCTTGATGTCGCCGCCCATCACGCCGGCGAGCAGCCG encodes the following:
- a CDS encoding response regulator; protein product: MRMNTEPKKRDVALVVDDSPETLRLLTDALDGAGMTVMVALDGAAAMRIVEQITPDIVLLDAVMPGIDGFETCRRLKRDAGFANIPVIFMTGLAETEHIVRGLEAGGVDYVAKPIVIEEMLARIRVHLGNARLTQSARAALDVSGRFLFAVNRKGNLLWATPQAQKLLADHQGAQADDDFVLPPSLLQWLEQAKSKGSSKSQPASLPDNAQLRLYYVGETAPNEFLLRLSREAGTALPPEYTSELGLTTREGEVLAWLSKGKTNRDIAQILGLSPRTVDKHLEQIYAKLGVENRTAAAAIATNAMRRNS